A single Cottoperca gobio chromosome 5, fCotGob3.1, whole genome shotgun sequence DNA region contains:
- the LOC115007785 gene encoding agouti-signaling protein-like has product MHAFLLLVCFVLAATEYSFSSAHMIPDECLPTNKTIIVKKRPPPPANCIPLWGSCKSPSNVCCDFCAFCRCQLFRTVCYCRMGNPRC; this is encoded by the exons ATGCATGCCTTCCTGCTGCTTGTCTGCTTTGTCCTCGCTGCGACAGAGTACTCCTTTTCCTCTGCCCACATGATCCCCGATGAGTGTCTCCCCACAAAT aaGACAATTATTGTGAAGAagcgccctcctcctcctgctaaCTGCATTCCCTTGTGGGGAAGCTGTAAATCTCCCAGCAATGTGTGCTGTGATTTCTGTGCTTTCTGCCGGTGTCAGCTCTTCAGAACTGTCTGTTACTGTCGAATGGGCAACCCTCGCTGCTGA